In the genome of Bradyrhizobium sp. CB3481, the window TTCCTTGCAGGCAGCTGGTCGTTCTGCTTAGCTTAGCCGGCTAATCAGCTCCAGGGAAACAAGAGAGTGGCACTGAAAAACGTCATCGGAATCGATCACGCCGTGGTCATGGTGAAGGACCTCGACAAGGCTGCCGAAAACTACAAGCGGCTCGGCTTCACCGTATCGCCGCGCGGCACCCACAGCGCGCATATGGGATCGGGCAACTACACCATCATGTTCGATCCTGATTACATGGAATTGCTCGGTGTTCTCAATCCGACGGAGCATAATGCTCCGGCGCGGGCCTATCTGGAAAAGAACGGCGAAGGCATTGAGCGCATCGCGTTCACCGCGGTGGACTCCGCCGATGGCGCCGAAGAAATTCGCGCGCGCGGCTATGCGCCGGTCGGCCCGACCGATTTCGAGCGGCCGGTGACGATGCCCGACGGCAGGGTGTCGGCGGCGAAATTCCGCACCTTCCAGTGGCCGACGGCGGAAGCGCCCGGCGGCGTGCGCATCTTCGCCTGCCAGCACAAGACGCGCGAGACGGTGTGGATTCCCGAACTGATGAAGCACGCCAATGGCGCCAAGCGATTGAAGCAGGTGCTGATGGTCGCGCCTGAGCCTGCCAAGGAAGCCGCGCACCTGGCCAAGATGATCGACCGCGAAACGCGCGATGAGGCGGACGGCGCCGTCGCGGTGCCCTCCGGCGGCGACCGCGCGGATTTCGTATTCCTGACCAAGGATCAGCTCGCCAAGCGCTATCCCGGCGTATCGCTCGCCGGCCTGCCCGAGCGCGGCGGCGCGGGGCTCGTGATCGCGGCCGACGTCGCCGCGGCGGAGAAGGCGCTGGGCGCTGTCGGCGTCAAGAGCGCGGGCGGCGTTGTGGTGCCGCCGGCCAAAGGCAACGGCACGATGCTGGCGTTCGTGGCCTAGGTAGCCGGCAGCGCCGGGATAACAGGAATGGCGAAGGGCACGATCGAGGCAGATGGCGATACAGCGGCGAGCCGCCGTGGTCGCCCCCGCTCCCTTGAGACCACCAACGCCATTCTGCAAAGCGCCTACACGCTGATGGCGGAGACGGGGCTTGCCGCCACCAGCATCGACGCGGTGGCGCGGCATTCCAACGTCTCCAAAATGACCATCTACAAATGGTGGCCGTCGCGCGAAGCGCTGCTGATCGACGCGTTCCTGTATCATGCGTCGCTCATGCTGCCGCTGCCGACATCGGGCACAGCGGCAGAGCGCCTCCGAAGTCATGCCGCGGCGTACGCAAAAGCACTGCGGGGTGAATTCGGCAAGGTGCAGCTCGCGGTGATCTCCGAATGCATCTCGAACACCGGATCCGCCGAGATCTTCTACGATCGCTATCTCAGGTATCGACGGACCGCGCTGGTCGAGTTGATCGCCGCCGGCCAGCAAGACGGCAGCGTCGGCGCGGCCGGGACGCCGGAGGACCTCTACGATGCGATCTACGGCAGCCTGTTCTACCGCTACATCTTCGGGATCAAGCCGATCTCGCCGGCTCAGGCCCGCAACCTCGTCGACACCCTCTTGATGATCAGGAGCCGCTGACGTCCTGGACACGGTTATGCCGCTGGCGTCGGAACCAGGCCCAGGTCTCGCGTGTCACGGCCAGATAGCCCCGGCCCCGGAACACAATCCGCCCGTCGACGATCTGGTTGAGTTTCGGCAGCGCATGAAACGGGATCGAAGGATAGGCGTGGTGCTCGACATGGTAGGGCATGTTCCACGCAAACCACTTCATGACCATGCCGGTATAGGTGGTGCGGGTGTTCTGGAAGGCGCTGCGCGTCCGCTCACAGCCGGTGTGTTCGGCATAGAGATAGGGACGCAGGAACAACTGGCCAACGATCAACGGAACAATCCAGACCCAGAGCAGCAGCGCCGTATGGAGCGCGAACGATCCGAGCAACAGTGCGATGTAGCCGGCGACATAGAGACGCGCCTCTTTCACAACAATGTAGCATTTGGCTTCGGGAATCCACGGGGCCGTTGCATTGCCGGTCATGGCATGACGAAGCATCAGCCCTACCCGGAAGGCGACCTGCCGAACGCCGCTATAGGCGATCGCGAGCTCGGTGTCCGAGGCAGGCATCGGACCGACCAGCAATTCCGGATCGCGCTCCGGATCCTGGGTGTAGCGGTGGTGGTCCCAGTGGAACAGGCAGTAATATTCGTAAGGCAGCCCGATCGCGAATGATGAGAGATGGCCGAGGACGAGATTGAGCGCGCGGCTGCGAAACGCCGTCTTGTGCGCGGTCTCGTGCACCACCATGAACAGGAAGGCGACGAAATAGCCCTGCACGATCATCAGCGGCAACGCCCAGAGCAGGCCGTGAGTCGAGGCGACCAGCCAGATCAGCGTGCCGAAGATCCCGATGGCGCCGTAGTGGCTGGCCGCGCGGATGATGCCGGGCAGGTTCGATCGCACCGACAGCTCGCGCAGTTCGGCCGATGTCAGCGGCTTCTCTCCCGTTGCGGTAATTGCTGTGCTCATGGTCGCTAACGTCTCCGGGATGATTCAACGCTGCAGCAGCGCCGAGATTTCGGCGTTGATGAAGTCGCGATCTCTGGGATTGTTGATGGGGTTTCCGGCACGGTGTCCGTGGATCGAGGGAATCGGATGGAGCTCGGCTGACTTTGCGTTGGCGAGGCGGCCGAGCTCGGCCTCGTTGTCACGCACGTCGAAGTAGCGATCCGTCTGCCCCGGCATCAGCAACACATGCGCCTTGATCGCGGCCAGCGCGCGGTCGATATCGCCGCCGAATTCCGGGCATTGGCTGACATCGCCGCGCTGCCAGATGCCGATCTGCGCCAGGAGATCGTTGGCGTCACGCCGCGCAAAGGCGACGTCCCACGATCGCGCCAGGTAATCCTCAAGGTTTGTGAAGCCGGCTTCGCGCCAGACCTCGTCCCGGTAATAGGCGTGCGACATTGCCCACCCCGCATAGACGCGTCCCATCGCGCGAAGGCCGGCGACGGGCTTTGCGGTAAAACGGCCATCCTGCCAGCCCGGGTCCGCCGTCAGCGTCGCTTTCACGCCCTCGAGAAAAACGTAATTGTAAGGCGAGCATCTGGCGCTGCCGCAGACGACCGCCGCCCGTTCCACCATATCAGGGTGACCGGCCGCCCAGTGATAGGCCTGCATGCCGCCCATCGACCAGCCATAGACCAGCGCGATTTTCGAGATTCCGAATTGCTCCCCGAGCAGCCGGCGCTGCACGGCGACGGCATCATGATAGCTGATGGCGGGAAACGGCGTGACGCCGGAGTTTGACGGCGATGAAGATAGGCCGTTGCCGAACAGATTCGGAATGATGATGAAATAGCGGTCAGGATCCAGCGCGCCGCCACGCTGGACCAGCCATTCGATATCGCTGTGCTGCGCGCTGAAGGACGTCGGATAGACGATCACGTTGTCTTTTCGCGCGTTCAGCGTGCCATAGGTCTTGTAGGCGAGCCGCATCGCAGGAAAAACGGCGCCAGACTGAAGCGCGATGTTCCCGAGTTCGAAGATTTGATAGTCGGCACGCGGCGTCATGGGCCAGCTCCGAACGATCCATTTAGTGTACGTATCGTACACTATTTAGATTGGATTGCAACGGAGTTTGTCAGGCGCGGGAGCCCTGCCCGGTGGTGCCGTCACAAATGAAAATTGCGCCGCCCGTGTCTGCAGCGCAATTTCAAACGGCGTCAGACGAAAGGGCTGCCAGCACCGCGGCTGAATCGGAAACCCAGCCGAAGATGCCGCCCTGGGCCTTGATCATCTTCAGACCGATCTCGTGGAATTCTGGAAAATATGAAGCGCAGCCATCCGCCAGAACCACGCAGCGATAGCCGCGGTCGTTCGCCTCGCGCACGGTGGTGTTGACGCAGACCTCGGTGGTGACGCCGCAGACCAGGAGGTTCTCGATACCATAATCTTGCAGCACGTCGTCGAGTTCGGTGGCGTAGAACGCGCCCTTGCCCGGCTTGTCGATCACGATCTCGCCGTCGGTCGGATAGAGTTCGGGAATGATGTCGTGGCCCGCCTCGCCGCGAATGAGAATGCGCCCCATCGGCGCGGGGTCGCCGATGCGCAGAGACGGCGCGCCGCGTTCGACCTTGGCCGGCGGCGCGTCGGAAAGATCGGGCAGATGGCCCTCGCGGGTGTGGATGACCAGCATGCCCGCCGCGCGCGCCGCATCCAGCACGGCCGAGATCGGCTTCACCGCGCGCGCAAGCTGGCTGACATCATTGCCGAGCGTCTCGCCAAAACCTCCGGGCTCGAGAAAATCGCGCTGCATATCGATAATGAGGAGCGCGGTCGCCGCCCAGTCGAGCTCGATCGGCTCTGGCTCCGCTGCGAGCATTGCTGAGTTCGCCATAACCACGCGCTCCAACGAGAAACTCCCGAAGCGAGGGCAAGCAAGGCGCATGCCATTGTGTACAATGGTGACAGACAATGCGTTCGGAGAAAATCATCGTATTGTCAGCCAGTTACTCACCAATTTCAGCCTGCGCGCGTTCTCATCGAACGCACCGCAAGCAGGCAGTTGCTCATTCGCTATGCATGCTGCGATTGCGCTGGCCGCCCGATCGCAGAACGCTCGATCGGTCGTTGCCCGTTCGTACCTGCCCTAACAACTGGACCAGCCAGGCAAGGCCGGCATCCATCATCGCCACTTTCGGAAGGACGATGTTGATCGAAAAGCGCGGCAGCGGCAGCGGCGCCTTGACGGCCACGACATTGAAGCGGGCGCCATGGATTTCGACGAACCGGCGCGGCAACGCCGAGACCATCTCGGTTTCTGCCAGCACCGAAAGTGCGAAACTGAAACTAGGTACGGTCAGAATAACCCGCCGCGCCAGGTTCTTCTTCGCGAGTTCGACATCCACAAACCCCGAGACATCACCGGTGTGCGAGACAACGAGATGTTCGATCTCGCAATATCGTTTGAGAGTCGGGTTGCGCTGGAACAAATGGCCTTTGCGTGCGGCAATGACGAACTCCTCCTCGTAAAGCTTCTGCTTATGGAAGCGGGCAGGAAGATCATCGAGCGGGATGATCGCAATATCCATTGTCCGGTCTTCGAGCTCCTGCAGCGCGGCCTTCCATGCAAGGTGCAGATCCACGGAGTCTTGCGCCGGCAACAGCTGACGGACGCCGAGGTCGACGCCCGGCGCCACGTCCCGCAGCTTCTCCAGCAGCGAAGGCAGGACGACCGACGACACGCCATCCGGCGCGCCGATCACGAAGCGGCGTTTCGAATGTCTCGGATCAAACGGAGTGGCGGTGGAAACGACACCGCGGATACGGGCGAGAATGTCCGCTACCGACGCGGCGAGTTGATGGGCGCGCTCGGTCGGGACCACTCCTTTCGGGGTCTTGAGAAACAAGGGATCGCCGAGCAGCGTTCGCAGGCGGCCAAGGCCATGGCTGATGGCGGAGGGCGAAAGATGCAGCCGCTCCGCCGAGCGGCCGACATGCCGCTCCTGAAAGACGACCTCGAACAAGACGAGCAGGTTCAGGTCGATCCGGGAGAGATCAATCTGGTTCATCATAATGCTGAAATCATATCACTGGATTCAGCATGATTGAAATGGGATTTGGAGGCACCCGCCGGTCAGTTTTCCGGCCCAACCTGAACAGAAAGATACCGAGATGTTCAAATCGAGCATGTGGAAGCGATTGGCTTTGAAGGCCGCACTTGCCATGCCGCTGTCGGCCAGCGCGGCCCAGCACGCAACGACGGCGCATTCGGAGCAGGAACTTGCCGATCTCATCAGGAGGACCGAGGCCCAGGCGTCGGCTTTCATGCGCGGCGACATGGACACCTGGTCCGGCCTCGTGCACATCGCAGGAGACTTTACGCTGATGCAGCCATTTGGCGGCGAGGCCAGCCGAGGCTTCGACATGAGTCCCGAGCGGCTGGCGCAGCTCGCCAGCTACTTCAGGAATGGCGATGCCAAGCTAGAGCTCGTTCAGTCCTATGTGTCGGACGATCTGGTCGTTCTTGCGATGATCGAGCGCGAACACGGCGAAGTCGGTGGTTTGCCGGACCAGGACTGGTCACTCCGGGTGACGCAGGTCTATCGCAGGCAGGGCGGGCAATGGTGGCTGGTGCACCGCCACGCCGACCCGCTGGTGCGCCGCGTCGGGCTTGAGACCGCAGCCGCACTGGCCCGCGGCGCAAATCTTGGGGACCGGTGACAATCAGACTCTTGCCGCCTCCAGCGGTCTGAAATTCTCGATGAACCGCAGCAGCACCCGCGCGCCGGCGTCGGCGTCGGCGGGTTCGACATGCTCGGCCGGGTTATGGCTGATGCCGCCGCGGCAGCGCACGAACAGCATGGCGACGTCTGATACGTCGATCATCGCCATGCCGTCATGCCCCGCCCCGCTCGGCAGTTCGAAGACGCCGCAGCCTTCGCTGGCAACCGCTTCCGCCATTTGCGCTTTCAGCCAGGGCGCGCAAGGCACGGTACGATTTTCGTGAGTGACGTCGATCTGCAATGACAAGTCTCGTAGTTCCGCGATCGCCTCGATCCGCTGCACGATCGCGGCGACAGCCTGCTTGCGGTGCTGATCCTCAGGCGCACGAATATCCAGGGTGAAGAAGACGCGACCGGGGATCACGTTGGTGGCGCCGGGCATCGCGTTGATGACCCCCACGGTGCCGACCAGGCCCGCCCCATCCGCTGTGCAGAACTGCTCGACCGCGACGATGCATTCGGCGGCGCCCGCCAGCGCGTCGCGCCGCAGCGCCATCGGCACCGTGCCGGCATGGCCGGCCATGCCGCTGAGGGTTGCCGCCAGCCGCGTCGCGCCCGATATCGCGGTCACCACGCCGACCGGAAGGTTCTGCTGTTCCAGCACCGGGCCCTGCTCGATATGCAGTTCGACATAGGCGTGCAACTCGCCGCGCTTGCGGGCCGCCGCGCCGCTGCCGCCGGGGTCGAGGCCGAACTGCACCATCGCCTCGCGCATGGTGAGACCGTTCGCATCGCGCGCGTCGAGCACGCTTTGGTCAAATGTGCCAGCGATGGCCCGGCTGCCGAGCAGTGTCGAAGCGAAACGCACGCCCTCCTCGTCGGCGAAACCGGCGATTTCGATCGCAAACGGCAGTCGCACGCCGCGCCGATTCAGATCAGCGACACAGGCGATTGCCGTGATCACCCCGAGCGGGCCGTCCCATTTGCCGGCGTCGCGCACGGTGTCGTAATGCGAGCCCAGCATCAGGCACGGCAGTCCGGGACGGTCGCCCTCGTAGCGGCCGCAGACATTGCCGATGGCGTCGAGATGCGCGGCCATGCCGGCGTCCTTCATCCAGTCCATCAGGAGATCCGCGGCGATGCGATGCTCGGGCGACAGGAATATCCGCGCCAGATGCTCTGAAGTCTCAGAGATGGCTCCGAGCTGGTTGATGCGGCTTACGATTTGATCGCCGAGCGGCGATCGTGCGGCCCCGCTGCCTGCCGTCTGTGTCTCGTTCATGCTGATCCAACAACGCGCAATCGGCGCCTGAGATTGTGGGTGCCTTTTAGCCCCTTCCCACCGTGCACTCAATCTGGCCGTGGGGCTCGTCGGTCGGCAGGAAGACGTCGTTGTTGTTATCGAGGCCAAAGGCCGACAGGTTCATCGGGATGAAATGCATGTTGGGACAGGCCATGCTGATTTCCGCGATCTCGGGCACGGCCGCCAGCGCCGCCTCGCCCATCCGATAGAGGCTGTCCTGCACGCTCATGCTGTAGGTGGTGGCGAACACCTCTAACACGGTATCGAGGATCTTCGTATTGGCCGCCGGATAGCTCGATGGCTTGCCCGACCATTTCCAGGACGCGACCATGCTGGTGGCGCACATCCGGTCGGCGGTCTCCGGCAGCGTGGTGTAGCGGTCCCTGGGATAATTCTCCCAGCCTGATTGGGTCGACTTCATGAAGGTGAAGCCATCGATACCTGATGTCAGTGCCATCGGGCCACCGCGGGCGATCGTGGCCTCGACGAACGGCTTGCCGTTGCTGTCGAGCACGAAGCTGTGCGGATGCGGCTTGCCGCCGAAACTGAGCCGGCTCCATTTGGTCTCGTGCGCCGTGATCGCAACCGAGGCGATCTGCGAATAGGTATCGAGATATCGCCTGGCCAGCACCTGGCAGAATTCTTCAGTGCAGAGGCCGGTATTCTCGCGCGCAACCACGTTGACGATGTTCTTGATCGTATCAGTTGCCACCGAGGTCGAATTGTCGGCGTGGGTATAGGCGCGTGCGAAGTCACCTTCGATCATTGCCTTAATATTGAGCTGGCTGACCTCGTGGCGGTCGCCATCGCGGTGGATCCGCATGACCCTGACGCGGCCCTTCCCGTAGCGGTTCTTGATCAGCGGCATCCGACCATCTCCCGTTCAATCGGAATTTGCGGGGATCATAATCGCCCGCTATGGTTCCAATTTTGAGCAACCTTCGTGCCAGAGGGCAAGGTCCGGGGAAACGCTTCTGGCACGAGCCTTGTATCGGTTCAGACAGGTCTGAAAACCTGCACCAGGGGGACTCCGAATATGAGCAGCCAAATCCATCCGGT includes:
- a CDS encoding VOC family protein — translated: MALKNVIGIDHAVVMVKDLDKAAENYKRLGFTVSPRGTHSAHMGSGNYTIMFDPDYMELLGVLNPTEHNAPARAYLEKNGEGIERIAFTAVDSADGAEEIRARGYAPVGPTDFERPVTMPDGRVSAAKFRTFQWPTAEAPGGVRIFACQHKTRETVWIPELMKHANGAKRLKQVLMVAPEPAKEAAHLAKMIDRETRDEADGAVAVPSGGDRADFVFLTKDQLAKRYPGVSLAGLPERGGAGLVIAADVAAAEKALGAVGVKSAGGVVVPPAKGNGTMLAFVA
- a CDS encoding TetR/AcrR family transcriptional regulator, producing MAKGTIEADGDTAASRRGRPRSLETTNAILQSAYTLMAETGLAATSIDAVARHSNVSKMTIYKWWPSREALLIDAFLYHASLMLPLPTSGTAAERLRSHAAAYAKALRGEFGKVQLAVISECISNTGSAEIFYDRYLRYRRTALVELIAAGQQDGSVGAAGTPEDLYDAIYGSLFYRYIFGIKPISPAQARNLVDTLLMIRSR
- a CDS encoding fatty acid desaturase, with translation MSTAITATGEKPLTSAELRELSVRSNLPGIIRAASHYGAIGIFGTLIWLVASTHGLLWALPLMIVQGYFVAFLFMVVHETAHKTAFRSRALNLVLGHLSSFAIGLPYEYYCLFHWDHHRYTQDPERDPELLVGPMPASDTELAIAYSGVRQVAFRVGLMLRHAMTGNATAPWIPEAKCYIVVKEARLYVAGYIALLLGSFALHTALLLWVWIVPLIVGQLFLRPYLYAEHTGCERTRSAFQNTRTTYTGMVMKWFAWNMPYHVEHHAYPSIPFHALPKLNQIVDGRIVFRGRGYLAVTRETWAWFRRQRHNRVQDVSGS
- a CDS encoding alpha/beta fold hydrolase → MTPRADYQIFELGNIALQSGAVFPAMRLAYKTYGTLNARKDNVIVYPTSFSAQHSDIEWLVQRGGALDPDRYFIIIPNLFGNGLSSSPSNSGVTPFPAISYHDAVAVQRRLLGEQFGISKIALVYGWSMGGMQAYHWAAGHPDMVERAAVVCGSARCSPYNYVFLEGVKATLTADPGWQDGRFTAKPVAGLRAMGRVYAGWAMSHAYYRDEVWREAGFTNLEDYLARSWDVAFARRDANDLLAQIGIWQRGDVSQCPEFGGDIDRALAAIKAHVLLMPGQTDRYFDVRDNEAELGRLANAKSAELHPIPSIHGHRAGNPINNPRDRDFINAEISALLQR
- a CDS encoding isochorismatase family cysteine hydrolase, whose product is MANSAMLAAEPEPIELDWAATALLIIDMQRDFLEPGGFGETLGNDVSQLARAVKPISAVLDAARAAGMLVIHTREGHLPDLSDAPPAKVERGAPSLRIGDPAPMGRILIRGEAGHDIIPELYPTDGEIVIDKPGKGAFYATELDDVLQDYGIENLLVCGVTTEVCVNTTVREANDRGYRCVVLADGCASYFPEFHEIGLKMIKAQGGIFGWVSDSAAVLAALSSDAV
- a CDS encoding LysR family transcriptional regulator, coding for MMNQIDLSRIDLNLLVLFEVVFQERHVGRSAERLHLSPSAISHGLGRLRTLLGDPLFLKTPKGVVPTERAHQLAASVADILARIRGVVSTATPFDPRHSKRRFVIGAPDGVSSVVLPSLLEKLRDVAPGVDLGVRQLLPAQDSVDLHLAWKAALQELEDRTMDIAIIPLDDLPARFHKQKLYEEEFVIAARKGHLFQRNPTLKRYCEIEHLVVSHTGDVSGFVDVELAKKNLARRVILTVPSFSFALSVLAETEMVSALPRRFVEIHGARFNVVAVKAPLPLPRFSINIVLPKVAMMDAGLAWLVQLLGQVRTGNDRSSVLRSGGQRNRSMHSE
- a CDS encoding nuclear transport factor 2 family protein, which produces MFKSSMWKRLALKAALAMPLSASAAQHATTAHSEQELADLIRRTEAQASAFMRGDMDTWSGLVHIAGDFTLMQPFGGEASRGFDMSPERLAQLASYFRNGDAKLELVQSYVSDDLVVLAMIEREHGEVGGLPDQDWSLRVTQVYRRQGGQWWLVHRHADPLVRRVGLETAAALARGANLGDR
- a CDS encoding allantoate amidohydrolase, coding for MNETQTAGSGAARSPLGDQIVSRINQLGAISETSEHLARIFLSPEHRIAADLLMDWMKDAGMAAHLDAIGNVCGRYEGDRPGLPCLMLGSHYDTVRDAGKWDGPLGVITAIACVADLNRRGVRLPFAIEIAGFADEEGVRFASTLLGSRAIAGTFDQSVLDARDANGLTMREAMVQFGLDPGGSGAAARKRGELHAYVELHIEQGPVLEQQNLPVGVVTAISGATRLAATLSGMAGHAGTVPMALRRDALAGAAECIVAVEQFCTADGAGLVGTVGVINAMPGATNVIPGRVFFTLDIRAPEDQHRKQAVAAIVQRIEAIAELRDLSLQIDVTHENRTVPCAPWLKAQMAEAVASEGCGVFELPSGAGHDGMAMIDVSDVAMLFVRCRGGISHNPAEHVEPADADAGARVLLRFIENFRPLEAARV
- the pucL gene encoding factor-independent urate hydroxylase, with protein sequence MPLIKNRYGKGRVRVMRIHRDGDRHEVSQLNIKAMIEGDFARAYTHADNSTSVATDTIKNIVNVVARENTGLCTEEFCQVLARRYLDTYSQIASVAITAHETKWSRLSFGGKPHPHSFVLDSNGKPFVEATIARGGPMALTSGIDGFTFMKSTQSGWENYPRDRYTTLPETADRMCATSMVASWKWSGKPSSYPAANTKILDTVLEVFATTYSMSVQDSLYRMGEAALAAVPEIAEISMACPNMHFIPMNLSAFGLDNNNDVFLPTDEPHGQIECTVGRG